The DNA sequence CGCCTTCGTGACCAATTAAATCAAATGATGGCCGATAATACGGGGCAATCGATCGAAAAAATCAAAAAAGATACCGATCGCGATTATTTTATGTCAGCTTATGAAGCGATGGAATATGGTCTAATCGATCAAGTAATTGAAGACAAGCAATAGTCTTAACTAATGACAAATAATTTTAATCTACTGGTGAGTTAATTAAACTTGCCAGTTTTTTTAGGACTCGATTAGCTAAAAAAATTTAATTAAATTTATGAGATTTATTTTTTGGCTTTTGACTATTATTAACTAATTGTTAAATATTTTATGATTACTTATGTAACTGTTAAAGTTGCAAAAATAAGGCAAAGTTAGATTTTTGTTGCCAAAATACTTGGGCAAATATACTACTGATAAAGCTGTAACTCTTTACTAAACTAGGAAGTGTCTTCAAATATCAAAAATAATCTCAGCTTTGCTAATAATTAACTATTAATATTTATACTGTTTATGAAATTGGTAAATAATTGAGTGTCGAGTCTAAAAAAATGAATATTCATACTTTAAGAAGTAACATCACCAAAAGTAGAAATACTTTAATCGGTAAAGTTCTCAATACGAAGAAAAATCTTAATTATTTAAAAGATTTGGAATCTTGGGGCAGCCTGGAGATTGTTAATTCTAACGAAGCTTATATTGAATATAGATTGATTTAAGCTTTAATACAAATGATTTAAGGAGCTGCTTCAGACTGTGAGGCAGCTTTTTTTTTGCTGGTAAACCTGTAAAGTAGTTATATGGCAATACTAGGCAATGTTAGGAAGTTTTTTATTACTACCTACTACCAATAAAGCCAATCACCCTAATTGTCCTAAGCTAATTTACGATGTCCTCAAGTAAAACTAAAAATTACAACTTACCTCTAGACAAAATTCGCTTCAATGAACAAGGATTAGTCCCAGCGATCGCCCAAGACTACCTTGATGGTACAGTGTTAATGATGGCGTGGATGAATCAAGAATCGTTACAGAAAACTTTGGCGACGGGAGAAACTTGGTACTGGAGTAGATCCCGTCAGGAATTATGGCACAAGGGCGCAACTTCAGGGCATATTCAAAAAGTGCGATCGCTGCGTTACGATTGTGATAGTGATGCTTTACTAATCACCATTGAACAGGTTGGGGATATTGCCTGTCATACAGGGGAACGTAGCTGTTTCCATCAGATCGATGAGAGCAAAATTGCACCTCCTGCCGACACTTTATCAGAAGTCTATCGCGTAATTTGCGATCGCCTGGCTAACCCTATCGAGTCCTCCTATACCTGTCAGTTAATTGCGGGAGGAGACAACAAAATTCTCAAGAAAATTGGCGAAGAATCAGTTGAAGTAGTAATGGCTTGCAAAGACGATCGACCAGAAGAAATTGCCTCGGAAGTGGCAGACTTGCTCTATCACACCCTAGTTGCCCTGGCTTATCACAAGGTGGATATCCGCGATGTTTATCGTCAACTGCAATCTAGAAGGTAAATTGATTACTGGTTACTAATTACTGATTACTGATTACTAATTACTAATTAGCGATCGCTCATTGCTCACTGCTCACTGCTTTGCGAATTTCTGAGTAAAACGAGGTTTGCTTGGTACCGTCGCTGTATTTGACTACTGTGGTACGCATTTTGAAGTTGTCGCTGGCAAACCACTGTCGTTCTTCGGCAGACATTTCGTCAGTTTCAATCGTTAGAGTTAGTGCCTCATCTTGACCTAATACATACTGTCCAAAAACTTGAGGATCTTGAAGACGAATGAGTTTTCCTGTAGTATCGCTATCTGGATTACTAACTAAAACAATAGTTGCTGAACCCACCTGTTTGGCTTTGCCCCAGTCAACGGAATTATCCCAGCTTTGAACTGCGCCACCAACAGCTAAACTTGAGTCTAAATTGTGCTGCTGACAAAGTTCCAATACCCGCGAATCATCGGCAGCCAGCAATTCAATGGTAATATCGGCCTTGCTGCTGGCGGATTCATTCTGGTCTAAAAAGTAGTTGGTGCGTTGACTAAACCATCTACCTGCACTTAAGCTTAGGAATTTTTCTAGATTCATGATTATATGATTTTACCGACTCTATAGAGATTGTTTTAATTAGTGCCTTTAATTAATTGAACATATCTTGGTTTTCTTAGCAACATCCC is a window from the Pleurocapsa minor HA4230-MV1 genome containing:
- a CDS encoding bifunctional phosphoribosyl-AMP cyclohydrolase/phosphoribosyl-ATP diphosphatase HisIE codes for the protein MSSSKTKNYNLPLDKIRFNEQGLVPAIAQDYLDGTVLMMAWMNQESLQKTLATGETWYWSRSRQELWHKGATSGHIQKVRSLRYDCDSDALLITIEQVGDIACHTGERSCFHQIDESKIAPPADTLSEVYRVICDRLANPIESSYTCQLIAGGDNKILKKIGEESVEVVMACKDDRPEEIASEVADLLYHTLVALAYHKVDIRDVYRQLQSRR
- a CDS encoding phycobiliprotein lyase; amino-acid sequence: MNLEKFLSLSAGRWFSQRTNYFLDQNESASSKADITIELLAADDSRVLELCQQHNLDSSLAVGGAVQSWDNSVDWGKAKQVGSATIVLVSNPDSDTTGKLIRLQDPQVFGQYVLGQDEALTLTIETDEMSAEERQWFASDNFKMRTTVVKYSDGTKQTSFYSEIRKAVSSEQ